In Mastomys coucha isolate ucsf_1 unplaced genomic scaffold, UCSF_Mcou_1 pScaffold5, whole genome shotgun sequence, one genomic interval encodes:
- the Hspb9 gene encoding heat shock protein beta-9 encodes MQRVGSSFTTGQCEPGENRAASRCPSVAIADRNQVATLPVRLLKDDLAAAQGNGCEQPSFQMKLDAQGFAPEDLVVRIDGQNLTVTGQRQHESNDPSRGRYRLEQSVHRQMQLPSTLDPEAMTCSLTPSGHLWFRGQNKSLTTAEAQTGQCLKLRRGTKGSLKNGSVKKP; translated from the coding sequence ATGCAGCGGGTAGGGAGCAGTTTCACCACCGGGCAGTGCGAACCCGGAGAAAACCGGGCGGCCTCCCGATGTCCCAGCGTGGCCATTGCTGATCGAAATCAAGTGGCCACACTACCAGTGAGGCTGCTCAAGGATGATCTGGCTGCGGCGCAGGGCAATGGCTGTGAGCAACCAAGTTTCCAGATGAAATTGGATGCCCAAGGTTTTGCTCCGGAGGACTTGGTGGTGCGAATAGATGGCCAGAACCTGACGGTGACTGGCCAGCGTCAACATGAGTCGAATGACCCGAGCAGGGGCCGCTACCGCTTGGAGCAGAGTGTTCACCGACAAATGCAGCTCCCGTCGACCTTAGATCCTGAAGCCATGACCTGCAGCCTGACCCCCTCTGGCCATCTGTGGTTCaggggacaaaacaagtccctaACTACCGCTGAAGCACAAACAGGCCAGTGCCTGAAACTCAGGAGAGGCACTAAGGGCTCCTTAAAAAACGGAAGTGTGAAGAAACCTTAA